Proteins from one Chroococcidiopsis sp. CCMEE 29 genomic window:
- a CDS encoding NAD-dependent epimerase/dehydratase family protein translates to MSVVLITGSAGLIGSEAVRFFSKLGMEVVGIDNDMRKLFFGEEASTDWNRQRLLTEISNYHHYDIDIRDYLKLKDIFKRFKKDLSLVIHTAAQPSHDWAASDPFTDFSVNANGTLNLLQATREYCQEATFIFTSTNKVYGDLPNYLPLVELEKRWEIASSHRYYPGISEDMSIDQSKHSLFGASKVAADILVQEYGRYFGMKTVSFRGGCLTGPNHSGTQLHGFLAYLMKCTMTGIPYTVFGYKGKQVRDNIHSSDLISAFYESYKNPGIAEVYNIGGGRESNCSMLEAIELCQEITGKELYYSLSEANRSGDHIWYISDLSKFKAKYPNWSITYDVPRILYEIYEQNTERWVAK, encoded by the coding sequence ATGAGCGTAGTATTAATAACAGGTTCAGCAGGTCTAATTGGTTCTGAAGCAGTACGGTTCTTTTCTAAACTAGGCATGGAAGTTGTTGGAATCGACAACGATATGCGCAAATTATTTTTTGGTGAAGAAGCTTCAACTGATTGGAATCGCCAACGTTTGCTCACAGAAATATCAAACTACCACCACTATGATATAGATATTCGAGATTACTTGAAATTAAAAGATATTTTTAAGCGATTTAAAAAAGATTTATCTTTAGTAATTCACACAGCAGCACAACCCTCGCATGATTGGGCAGCAAGCGATCCATTTACAGATTTTTCAGTTAATGCCAATGGCACGCTTAACTTGTTACAAGCAACACGTGAGTACTGCCAAGAAGCTACATTTATCTTCACATCTACAAACAAGGTATATGGTGACTTACCAAATTACCTTCCTTTAGTTGAGTTAGAAAAGCGTTGGGAGATTGCCTCATCCCACAGATATTACCCAGGCATTTCCGAAGATATGAGCATTGACCAAAGTAAGCACTCACTCTTTGGGGCTTCCAAAGTTGCTGCTGATATACTTGTTCAAGAGTATGGTCGCTATTTTGGCATGAAAACAGTGTCTTTTCGAGGAGGATGCCTCACAGGCCCAAATCATTCGGGAACCCAATTACACGGTTTCTTAGCTTACCTAATGAAATGTACTATGACCGGGATACCCTATACAGTTTTTGGTTATAAAGGTAAGCAAGTTCGCGACAACATTCATTCATCAGATCTTATTAGTGCATTTTATGAATCATACAAAAATCCTGGTATTGCTGAAGTCTACAACATAGGAGGTGGTCGTGAGAGCAACTGCTCAATGCTAGAAGCTATCGAATTATGCCAAGAAATTACTGGAAAAGAGCTGTATTACTCTCTTAGTGAAGCTAATCGCAGCGGTGATCATATATGGTATATCAGCGATCTTTCTAAGTTCAAGGCAAAATATCCAAACTGGTCAATTACTTATGATGTCCCGCGAATTTTGTATGAAATATATGAGCAAAACACTGAGCGATGGGTGGCCAAATAA
- a CDS encoding oligosaccharide flippase family protein, translated as MSKFFHLWLKRYSQVKWVLADQIMVSGMNFLTGVLLARFLGVESYGQFVLLYAVLLYVNVLQVALIIAPMISIAPQISSDAERNKYFKGLITLQLLSSFILSIIIFSGGQVVEKHYHLWNVDVNILLPLTTTILFFQLQDWLRRYYFVCRKGKAVFINDGISYGGQIALLILLYRLGSLSIANAFWAIALSSAIAFLIGILTEKIWPVLGYALPALRRSWQFGRDLLLSGQIYWASSQGILIFGATILGAKAAGGIRAAQNIVGPINILFQGMENIIPIQAAQHYGQHQLPGLKNYLKKVSLLGGLLLAVPCVIIACFSQQLIELAYGESYADYGTLIVWQVIIAFIGFFRLQAFYFFRTIGCTKEILLNTIVASIVAFIFTGVFVYRLQETGIMLALVFSEAAGLIFALKAARKYFDKVK; from the coding sequence ATGAGTAAGTTTTTCCACCTTTGGCTAAAGCGTTACAGCCAAGTCAAATGGGTACTGGCAGATCAAATAATGGTCAGTGGGATGAACTTTTTAACAGGCGTCCTGCTAGCTCGGTTTTTAGGAGTAGAGAGCTATGGTCAGTTTGTTTTGCTATATGCGGTTCTACTTTATGTGAATGTCCTCCAGGTGGCGCTGATCATTGCACCGATGATCAGTATTGCACCACAAATCAGCTCAGATGCTGAACGAAATAAATATTTTAAAGGTCTTATTACCTTACAGCTCCTATCCAGCTTTATTCTAAGTATAATTATTTTTTCCGGGGGACAGGTAGTTGAAAAGCATTATCATTTGTGGAATGTAGATGTCAATATATTATTACCTTTAACAACAACTATCCTGTTTTTTCAACTGCAAGATTGGTTACGTCGCTATTATTTTGTTTGTCGCAAAGGTAAGGCTGTATTTATTAATGATGGCATCAGTTATGGTGGGCAAATTGCACTATTAATTTTGTTGTATCGGTTGGGATCATTAAGTATCGCCAATGCTTTTTGGGCGATCGCACTTAGCTCAGCAATCGCATTTTTAATTGGCATACTGACGGAAAAAATCTGGCCTGTTTTAGGTTACGCTTTGCCAGCACTCAGGCGCAGTTGGCAGTTTGGACGCGATTTGTTACTTTCGGGGCAGATCTACTGGGCTAGCTCCCAGGGAATTCTAATTTTTGGTGCTACTATACTGGGCGCAAAAGCAGCAGGTGGCATTCGAGCCGCCCAAAATATTGTAGGGCCGATCAATATTTTATTCCAAGGGATGGAAAATATAATTCCTATCCAGGCTGCACAGCATTACGGCCAACATCAGCTACCTGGATTAAAGAATTATCTAAAAAAAGTTAGCCTATTAGGTGGCTTACTACTAGCAGTACCTTGTGTAATCATAGCCTGCTTCTCTCAACAGCTGATTGAACTGGCGTATGGAGAGTCCTACGCGGATTATGGTACATTGATCGTCTGGCAAGTAATTATCGCTTTTATTGGATTCTTTCGACTCCAGGCTTTCTATTTTTTCAGAACTATAGGTTGTACCAAAGAGATTTTATTAAACACTATCGTTGCATCTATAGTGGCATTTATCTTCACTGGAGTTTTTGTGTACAGATTGCAAGAAACAGGCATTATGCTGGCACTAGTATTTAGTGAAGCTGCTGGTCTGATTTTTGCGCTTAAGGCAGCACGCAAATATTTCGACAAAGTTAAATAA
- a CDS encoding glycosyltransferase: MKIAYVTTYDARDIKNWSGIGYYMARSLENQSMILEYIGSLTEKYSLPLKAKQYLSNKLLTKRYLRDRDPLILTNYAQQVATKLSKLNSDLVFSPGSIPIAYLECNQPIVFWTDCTFSGLVDFYPEFTNLSKETLQDGYEMEKAALERCRLAIYSSEWAAQTAINNYQIESSKIKVVPFGANIECNRNIDDIKTLVKSRPSNRCRLLFLGVNWQRKGGDIAFGVAKELNKIGLETELTVVGCRPITNEPFSSFIKDLGFISKSTSEGLSKIGKLLAESHFLILPSLADCSPIVFCEANSFGVPCLTTDVGGIPTVIKDNLNGKTFTKEASITDYCTYISNLFSDYSEYEKLALSSFNEYQSRLNWTVAGRTVKNLLLKLI, from the coding sequence ATGAAAATAGCTTATGTAACTACCTACGATGCCAGAGACATTAAGAATTGGTCAGGAATTGGCTATTACATGGCTCGCTCTCTTGAGAATCAGTCTATGATACTTGAGTATATCGGTTCTTTGACAGAGAAATATTCATTACCGTTGAAGGCTAAACAGTATTTATCTAACAAGTTACTTACCAAAAGGTACTTACGAGATAGAGATCCTTTAATCCTCACAAACTATGCTCAACAAGTTGCCACTAAACTATCTAAACTTAACTCAGACTTAGTGTTTAGTCCAGGTTCAATCCCAATTGCTTATCTTGAATGTAACCAGCCAATTGTTTTTTGGACTGATTGTACCTTCAGTGGATTAGTAGATTTTTATCCCGAGTTTACTAACCTATCTAAAGAAACACTTCAGGATGGATATGAAATGGAAAAAGCCGCATTAGAAAGATGCAGATTAGCTATATATTCGTCTGAATGGGCTGCTCAAACAGCCATCAATAATTATCAAATTGAATCATCTAAGATAAAAGTTGTACCTTTTGGAGCAAACATTGAATGTAATCGGAATATTGATGATATCAAGACATTAGTTAAATCACGACCTTCAAATAGATGTAGGCTATTATTTCTAGGTGTTAATTGGCAGAGAAAAGGAGGAGATATAGCTTTTGGGGTGGCTAAAGAATTAAACAAAATAGGTTTAGAAACTGAATTAACAGTAGTTGGATGTCGTCCTATAACAAATGAACCTTTTTCTAGCTTTATTAAAGATTTGGGTTTTATTAGTAAATCCACTAGTGAAGGGCTAAGCAAAATAGGTAAATTGTTAGCTGAATCCCACTTTTTAATCTTGCCTTCATTAGCAGACTGTAGTCCAATTGTCTTTTGTGAAGCGAATTCTTTCGGCGTTCCTTGTCTAACCACGGATGTTGGTGGAATACCAACTGTGATTAAAGATAACTTAAACGGAAAAACTTTTACGAAAGAGGCTAGCATTACAGACTATTGTACCTACATTTCTAATTTGTTTTCTGATTACTCGGAGTATGAAAAACTAGCTTTATCCTCATTTAACGAATATCAGTCTCGTCTCAATTGGACGGTAGCTGGGCGAACTGTAAAAAATTTGCTACTCAAACTTATCTAG
- a CDS encoding glycosyltransferase, with translation MTGYNIVIITIADLPEGGGNTSRLKTLAHALIQGGHKVTIWNQHSLGITPESVQKAEGQIYGAPYCYVLNTTKRASGFPSIGIKLRAVIAIAKKVIEYHKKKEIDVLWFNHLSFYDVYPLTLLAKHLNIPTIQSYEDERLELVSSEKLSLSQRIFAVNSWLGDRYCPRLADGIVVISNYLKSKYDKLSKDPDKVNIVPTIIDCEEWVCSDEEDTLVPTILYAGAFNEQDEIENLIEAFAILRSKGYEFRVLMLGGNERHSSRMAKVYEQIDRLGLSSLIEIKGFLPLAEVKTQLCKSHILINIRRDSVYSRSGLSTKLSEYLASGRMVISSDVGDVSHYVSNGKGALLVPSTVTVDEIVQAISQGLQSSDLRRKIGAAGRDIAKSYFDVSVAKAKLQAILDEVLKENR, from the coding sequence TTGACAGGATATAATATTGTAATTATTACCATCGCTGATTTGCCTGAAGGCGGTGGAAACACTTCACGCTTAAAAACACTAGCTCATGCTCTAATTCAGGGGGGACATAAGGTAACTATATGGAATCAGCATAGCCTCGGTATTACTCCTGAATCAGTGCAAAAAGCTGAAGGACAGATTTATGGTGCACCCTATTGTTATGTATTGAATACCACAAAAAGAGCCTCTGGCTTTCCATCTATTGGCATTAAACTTCGTGCAGTTATAGCAATTGCTAAGAAAGTAATTGAATATCACAAAAAGAAAGAGATTGATGTGCTTTGGTTTAATCATTTATCTTTTTATGATGTTTATCCGCTGACATTACTGGCGAAGCACCTGAACATTCCTACAATTCAATCCTATGAAGATGAGCGCCTTGAGCTTGTATCTTCTGAAAAGTTATCGCTATCACAGCGTATATTTGCAGTAAATTCTTGGCTTGGCGATCGATATTGCCCTAGGTTAGCTGACGGAATTGTAGTCATATCGAATTATCTAAAGTCAAAATATGACAAGTTGAGTAAAGATCCAGACAAAGTTAACATAGTGCCAACAATTATTGATTGCGAAGAATGGGTATGTTCAGATGAAGAAGATACTTTAGTTCCAACTATTTTATACGCAGGTGCTTTCAATGAACAGGATGAGATTGAAAATCTGATTGAAGCATTCGCAATATTACGTTCAAAGGGTTATGAGTTTCGTGTATTAATGCTAGGAGGAAATGAACGACACTCAAGCCGAATGGCTAAAGTATATGAACAGATTGATAGGCTTGGGCTTTCTTCCTTAATCGAGATAAAAGGGTTTTTGCCACTAGCGGAAGTAAAAACACAGTTGTGCAAATCACACATCCTGATAAATATTCGTCGTGACAGTGTTTATAGTCGGTCAGGATTGTCTACGAAGTTATCTGAATATTTAGCTTCTGGACGTATGGTTATTTCTTCAGATGTTGGCGATGTGAGCCATTATGTTTCCAATGGTAAAGGTGCCTTATTGGTACCCTCAACAGTCACTGTAGATGAAATTGTTCAAGCAATTTCTCAAGGGCTTCAATCTAGTGATTTGAGACGTAAGATTGGTGCGGCTGGTAGAGATATTGCAAAAAGTTATTTCGATGTGTCTGTAGCTAAGGCGAAGCTTCAAGCTATTCTCGACGAAGTGTTGAAAGAAAATAGATAA
- a CDS encoding beta-1,6-N-acetylglucosaminyltransferase, with the protein MKVLYLIQTHKNPEQIYRLIKTIKKLATTSYILVCHNFTYSNLDVAPLQTLPEVKVISSKRELGDFSIIQEYLEVISWLLSQNIEFDWLINLTGQDYPTQPLSQLEKFLLETQYDGFLEYFEAFSDLEPKNWRGREGRDRYLYNYWRLYRYLPRWQRALIKLPRIFINNTQPFVRIKLSYGLMVGVRTPSSPFNEKFLCYAGSYFHILSRKCIQYLDNFSKHHPNLISYYSNKYVPDESLIQSILVNSKLFNLCNDNMRYINWGNTEYDGPRILTVKDYPVLSKDDVYFARKLDMSYDSEILDMLDARIF; encoded by the coding sequence ATGAAGGTTCTCTATCTGATCCAGACTCATAAGAATCCAGAACAGATTTATCGGCTGATCAAAACGATTAAAAAATTGGCTACCACGTCTTACATATTGGTTTGTCACAACTTCACGTATAGTAACTTAGACGTAGCACCTCTACAAACTTTACCAGAAGTTAAGGTAATCAGTAGTAAAAGGGAATTAGGGGATTTTTCTATAATTCAGGAATACCTAGAGGTCATTAGCTGGCTCTTGAGTCAAAACATTGAATTTGATTGGCTGATCAACCTTACAGGTCAAGATTATCCTACTCAACCACTTTCCCAGTTGGAGAAATTTCTATTAGAAACGCAGTACGATGGCTTTTTAGAGTATTTTGAGGCGTTTTCTGATTTAGAACCCAAAAATTGGAGAGGTAGAGAAGGACGCGATCGCTATCTTTACAATTACTGGCGGTTATATAGATACCTACCGCGTTGGCAGCGAGCGTTAATCAAGCTTCCACGAATCTTCATTAATAACACCCAACCTTTTGTTCGCATTAAGTTATCCTATGGTCTGATGGTAGGAGTTCGTACTCCTTCGTCGCCCTTTAATGAAAAATTTTTATGTTATGCCGGGTCATACTTCCATATTCTTTCGAGAAAGTGTATTCAATATTTGGATAATTTCTCGAAGCACCACCCCAATTTGATCAGTTATTACAGCAACAAATATGTTCCCGATGAGTCTTTAATTCAAAGCATTTTAGTTAATAGTAAATTATTTAATCTTTGTAACGATAATATGCGTTACATCAATTGGGGAAACACTGAATATGATGGTCCTCGTATACTCACAGTTAAGGACTATCCAGTATTAAGTAAAGATGATGTCTATTTTGCCAGAAAACTCGATATGAGCTATGACAGTGAGATTTTAGATATGTTAGATGCAAGAATATTTTAA